GTATATTAGTGATAGTTTTATTATCCTTCCCCACCCTAAAATACCTTTAAAAAGAGTTTTACTCACAAGGAATAAAATGATCAAAAAGTTACTTGCTATCACTGTATGCTTAACGATTTCACTTATACCTATCCAATTAATAACTGCTGATACACTTGCACCTTTTATTGAGCCTTTAACCAAAACAAAATGGGGGCAGGGAGCGCCATACAACAAAGCAACACCCTTGCTAGGTGGACAACAAACCTATCCTGGCTGTGCTACCATTGCTGTTGCACAAATAGTCAGTTTTCATCGCTACCCTCAACAAGGCAAAGGAAAAGTATCTTATTGGTGGGATCTTGGCTCCCAGTATTTATCTGTCGACTTTTCCAGTTACACTTTTAATTTTAATCAAATGCCTAACACATTAACTGGTGCATCCCGTGCAGAAAAATCCAATCTAACTGATTTTATCTATCGAATAGGTGTAGGCTTACATGCAGCGTTTGGCACTGAGGAAGGGACCGAAGCATCAGGTAAATTAATCGAAAATTTACTGCGTTATAACCTTAACTATGGTAAATCTCGGCGCAGTATGTACAGCGTAAGCAAAACAGCTGGCGACTGGGTTATGTATTCCGATGCCGAATGGCTAAATATGATAAAAACTGAGCTTAATAAAGACCGACTTGTTTTATATATGGCTCAGAGTCAAGACGGCACAGGCCATGTATTCATCATTGATGGCTATAATCAACACGATGAAGTTCATGTGAACTGGGGATGGGCCGGTGCTTATAATGGTTATTACCAATTAAATGAGATGAATCCAGATCCCAACTACCCCAATGAAAAGTGGATTGTAAACCCAACTATGTTTATTGGGCTAGAGCCAAAAGAAACTCAAACACATCCTACACTAGAAGTAAAACTTAAGTCAGGGCGTTTAACAGAGGGAGAATGGGTCTTTTATGGTCCTTACTCTAACAAAACAGGAAAACTAAAAGTTAGCATGAGTGGAAACGGTGATGCCGACTTATATATTCAGCATGGTGCTCAGCCTAACGAAGAAGACTATATCTGTCGCCCTTATAAAGAAGACAGCCAAGAAAGTTGCCAAATTAACAGCCAAGGCGACTATTATATTGGCATACAAGGCTACGCAAAAAACTCTCAATATAAGTTAAAGATTACTTTTTAATGAAAAACTCTTTGTTGATACAAGGGGTTATTCTGCCAAACTGTATCAGAAGACTGGTATAATGGACTGTTTTGCCAGTCAGGTTTATTATCAAACTCCATACCAACGGCCTGCTTAAATAACCTATTTGCACTATCATTTGCAGGCTTAAGGTTAATTAAGCGTCCCTGTAATACATGCCCTATATGGTTAACCTGATTTAATAAAGTTTCTCCTATACTTTTCAGGTTAGTTTTTAGCCGGTCAGCTAATGAACTCCCATCCTCATATTTCTCAGTAATCCAATTACTTTGGTGATTTGCCCACCAGGGCTTTACCTGCTCAGATAAAAACTGACAAAACTTCTCTTTCGCTTCAGCAAATTTTTCAGGTGAATCAGGATGATCATATACTTGCTTCATTGCACTATTGAAATCATCTCTCAGTTTTACAGCATCTTTTTTCTCACTATCAGTTTTCCCAATAGTTTCCAGCTCTTTTAACCAATGCTGAGCTTCCTTAAATAATGCCGTTTGCTTTTCCTCAGCGAGACCAACAGAGGCGCCTATATTAGAAAATAGATCTTTAATTGCCCCATTATTAGCTTTAAGAAAGTCTTGCCAATCACCATTTAACTCTTTATTGCGGAAAAAGCGGTTGTGCCGTGTCATCACATAACTCAGGGCATTATCTGCAACCTTCTCTCCCAATACTCTGGTATCATAATGAGCAACGCCTATCTTGCCTCCAATTTCAGCGCCAGCTGCAACCGGCGCACTTCCACCAATACCAGCAGAAACAGACTTGCTCAATAAGAAACGAGTAAATTGTTGTTGATATTGTGGTTGCATATTTTTAATTGATTGCTGGTACTCTGGCTTAAAGAAACGTACCATCATTTTCAAAGCACCAGTTCCTGCAATATCTGCATTATTCTGCAAAAAATTACTGACTTCACCTTTAAATATTTCTGGGTCTACCAAACCAGGATAATCATTTGCTAGCTTCGATGTAATTGTGTCCATCAGCCCTGTCACATTACCCACACTGGCTGTACCTTCTATTTTTAACTCAAGGTCTATGTAATCCCCCTGCCGCAAGCGACTGGGGTGAACACGATGACGCTTTAAAATAGAGGTTTCAATAGCAACTGGCCCAGCAGATACATTAAATGTTGCTTTTGTGTCTGCAATACTTAAGCGAATTAATTGTTTAAATGAAGCAATGTCTTCCAGTTTTTGTCGAGAATGCTCTATGGGAGGAGATTCCAATTGATAAGCAATCTGCTCCATTTTTGTAGTTGCTTGTTGTAATTTCTCGTCAGAAACAGAGGAGTTTTTCAGCTCAGCACCAAATAATGCAAATGCTCCATGCATTGCTCTTAACAACTCGTGCCGTCCATTAGCTCCCCAACGAGACTCAATTTGATGCTTATCACCACGTAAACTTTTATCGTCAGCATCATATTTTTGGACGGTTGTAATGTAGCTATTAAATTCCGTCTCCAATTTATTTAAAGCACCTAGTGCTTTGTCATAAGAATCTGATCCCAGGCCCTCTTGATTGAGCAGCTCTTTTCCATATTTTACCAACGACTCAGGTAGTTCATTAATCCGTTCAGCATTTGTTTGAATGACTCGCCAGAAATGGCTTGGTACAAACTCATAAATTTCAGTTTGTTCTTTAGCTAGTTTTATACCTGCAGCTGCAGAAAAATTTGTTGAAGGTATGCCAACTGAGGCAGCCCCATCTACGCTGCCAGCATATTTATTGATATAACCTCTCAATGTTTCAGGCTGTTGTGGTGGTGTTGCTACAACTTTTGCAGTTAAACCCAACTCTTTCTCTAGCAACTCATTTAATTTATGTTGATTATTAACCACCTTCTGTAATTGCTTTTGGTATAACTTTAACTCTGAACCAACATGGCCTGGCAAATGATTGGAAATAAAACGACCAATCGTACGCCAGGAAAAAGATTTTGCAGCTTGTTTCAGCTCATAGTCACTTCGATTTAAACTGGTTAAATTATGTGCTTCCATATGCACATAGGATTTCACATTATTATATTCTTCAAAAGTTAAGCGAGAGTATGCTCCTTTAAGCCCTCCCCCTGCTTTTGCTGCTCCAATATTAGCTCCACCATGTATGCCTGCTCCCACCGTGCCAACTTTGGTACGAAAAAATAAACCCTCATCATCTGCATCAAGAATATCCTGATACTCAATGCCAGCACTTCCTTTTAATTTTGCACCATATACATTACCACCACCTTTCACTTCAACACGTAGCGACTTAACTTTAGATGCTCCCACATCACCAATTGGCTTTAGCTGTTCATATAAGTTTGTCTCAATATCAGTTCGCGCTTGTGATAACCAATCAGCAAATAACTGATCAGCCAACAAGCCTGTCAGCTCTTTTAATTGAGGGTTATCAAATTGTTTAGCTACTTTGGAGAGTTGCTTTGAAAGGACAGCTACTTCACTGATTGACAGCAAATTATCGCCACCATTGTTTTCTAATCTGGCATCAACTGTTGTCTGAATACTTTTCAGAGTATTTTGCACTGCTTCAAGCTTGCTTGACTTAACATTAGTCAAAACCCGGCTACTCAGCTTATCCACTACCTGACTCATGTCAGAGGCTAAGGTTTGGTGCTTATCGTTACTTAACTGAACTGAGTTATAAGCTGAGACGTTTGTAGACCCCATTGGCACTCCAGACAGACTATCTAGTCAAGTGTTAGATAAGTAATGCAATGTAGACAACATATGTCTATTTTTTACTCACTCACTTGTATTTTTATTGAAAGAATAAAGTCAGTCTAAACCATTTCGGTAAATACTTATTTTTATAATTAGTCGAAAAATTTTAATTTTTAGAAAAAAGTGACTCAATTAACATTAAAAATAGTCAGACATTTTGGCAATTTTATTTAGTTTTATCAAAAATGGTCCAACAAACTACTCTACACAAGAGGTTTTTTCAGGGGTAAGCATTAATTAAGAAAACAATAATATTCTAATAAAAGGTTAACTATTAATGTAAATACAATTATTGAGAATAGATCTTATTTACAACTGACCAGCAATCATTTTCCTGAAAGCTATGTCTTACAGGTTGTGTCTTAAAGGAAATATCTTAAACCTTAGTCTAAAGGTCTTTCGCAGATGGTATACATCATGTGACTTGCTTAAGGAGATAACAATATCTTCATAAAAACTCGTTAGAGGCTATGCTATGGTAGTTTTTCAGACTTACTTAAATGCATACTATTCACAAATGCATCAACTAACTATCACTATTCTTAGTGAAAACCACTGCTATTCTGCAAGGGACTATGAGTTTCTAAGAAGACTCGAGATAGAAACGAGTAATCATTATAATATTTTTTTAACCAGTTTATCATTTTGTAGTAAAGACTCAGACCAAGTGAGTTTTGACTGGTTTAGTATTATAGTTAATCAAATTACACTTCACTCGCAGCTATTCTCAAATCTAAAAAAAATGTGTATGCCTTATCTAGCCGTTTATTTACAGAACCGGTTGGCAAAGCCACTTAAACTAAGCAATGGTATTAAAGTACTCAACTTATCCCCTTGGACTTCAGTGGATGAAATTCATCAAACCTTAGACCAACTGTCAAAATAATCATACTCCCCTCACCAAAACCTCGCGAAGGCTACCCATTGTGCTACTTTGATAATTATTAGTTAACAATTACAGGATAATATTACTATGGATGCTGCTCTCGCTGGTTTTGGCTTTGGCATGATCATTGTCATGATGCTTATAATGTTAGTCGTTGCATCTCTTTTTCTTATGGTAGGTGCTAATGTTGCCAAAATTAAAGGACGTAGTTTTGGTAAAGCTATTGGTGCAACTCTAATTTCTATAATAGTCAGCTTTTTAATTGCTTTGGTATTTCCTATAGGTGCTCTATTAGGTATTATTATTGGTATTGTCGTTGTAAAATTTGTTTATGACAGCTCATGGGGCCAAGCAATTATTGCTTATATCATATCAATTGTTGTCAGTATTATTGTAATGGTTGGGCTATTCTTCCTATTTGGCATACTTGGTGTAGCCACTGCATAAACCTGGTTCACTTCACCCAAGCCTTGGATTCACCAAGGTTTGGGTCATTATTCATGGTAAGTTTAGTTACTTAGTATTGCCCCTTCATTCTTAATAAACGTAGTATTTCTTTTAATTCCTATTTTTAGCCCCCAGCCAAGTAAGCCAATAGCAACCATTTGAATAATATGAAACAATCCATTATGGTCAAGCGGCACAATTATCGTTAATGATAAATGACTTTGCTGAACCAAAGCCGCTATAATATTTACGCTCACAGCTAAAGCAATAATCCCTGCACCAGGTAATTGCTTGCGAACAGCCAGCATTAAATAAATAATGAATACTCCTAACATAACAACTGCTTGATAAAGCACAAATACAACAAAGCCTTTATCTACAAAAAGTGTTACCAGAAAAAAGCTTACTCCTAGCCCAATTGCTACCGCCAGAGATTTCGTTGCTACTTTTTCACCCCAATAGTCGTATATACCACCCAAACCGGTAAGAGCAACGGCTAAACCAAGTGAAAAATTAATCGGCTTCCAAAGTAGCTGACGAGTCGTATCTGAAAGTTCAAAAGTATGTACTACAGCACCCAATAAAGCGGCGATTGAGATTAGCCCTAGTACAAAACACCATAATGATATTTTCCAGCGATTTAATCTAACTTCCTTGTATAACTGAATAATCACAAAAACAGCAAAAATAGCAAGAATAAAATCCGTAACACCTGTCGTTATTTCAGTAAACTTATTATTAAATTCCATATATTAGTCCGGTTTGTATCGGTAACGCCCTGTTACCTCATAAACAAACAACATATCCTCCAGTACCGGACCAGCCCCAATATTATGAACTACCAATGGACGCTTACCATCCGCTGATTTCTGGTTAGAAATAATGCCTATGTGGGGTAAGTTACCAGGTAACGTCCAGGTTACCAGCTCTCCAGGTTTATAGTCAGCGCCCTCTTCTGTCACAGGTAATTTTTCACCACGCCGGGTAAAAAATGCTCTTAAATTTGGTACTCGCCGGTGGTCAATATTTTTGTCAGGCCTTGTCAGCCCCCAAATTCGTTTAGACGGGTATGCACTAAATTGTTTTTTTATATCTAGGTGCAAAGCTTGTTGTAAGTCGATACCGAGTGTTCGATAGCTTCTGATAACAACATCGGTACAAACACCAATATTTTCAGGCACATCACCATTGGGGTAGTCAATAACATAATAAGAACCATCGTAGGTGATATCATGCTGTGTTCGTTCTTCAGCAGCACTTGCTAGTGATTGATAAAAGTCATCAGCAATCGCATTAACAGAAAATAGTAAGAGTAATAATAAAATTCTCATTAATTAGCTTCTCATAAAAAAACTATTTGATACAACCATATAAATGAAATTGATACAAGTATTACCCTCTCATAAAACTATTTTATATCCAATGTATCAATTAATGGTTAAACTCTAATCGACTATTAACGTTAGTATGAAGAAGGCTTTAAATACAGGACAAGTGAAGGCACTATTATAAAAAAGAAAAAAGGAAAGTGTTTGGCCCCTTACCTTTTGGGTAAGAGGCTAAAGTAACTGTTTTAAAAGGTATCTCTAGGTGGCTCTATAGGAGGACAACTCTTCAATATGTTATAACATACCTCAATATCTTCTGCAGATTGCATTCTGACCGTTTCCATTGTATCAGCGTCAGTAAAGCTACAAGCACCACGGCCCAGATTCACAGATGCAGATCCTCCCTCAAATATTACACTAATAAAAACGCCATCATCTGTAACAGTTGTACACATATCAGGCAAATTTTTCACTAAATGACAGCAAGGACATTCTGGCTCAGGTTCTACTACAGCTAAGCAAGGCATGTCAGGATCATTTTCAGTTTTTTTCTTATTGTAATTACTCAAAAGTTGCTCCATTGAGTTCTTATTAGAATCTGGACCTAAGTCCTGCGCCTCACAATAAGCGTTACATAGTCCAAATAGACCAGGGGTAGCATCTATTAAAACGTCACAAACTGTTTCTTCAGCTGGCGTCATACCGTCAGGGGTTTTTGCATGAGTACTTACACTCACAACTGAAAACACCACGGAAAATAACGCCGTATACCATAAACTTCTCATATTTACTCCTCATAGCTGGTATAGTAAGCAATAGTGCCCTTTATAAAAGGCAGAATTTAGGCCAGTAAGGAGAAGTTATTCATGATATTTTTTATTGCTTTTTGTAAAAAATATATTTAACTAATACAACTTAGGACTGATAATTTACTACCCACTTGTTGCTTGCTTTATATAGAATGAGGCATTTTTTTCTTTAATATCTTTTATCTCGTGTATTTTTAAATGTCTTCTTCTTTTACCTTTACCTTCTAAATACCCTGATGGATCTGAAAAGTCAGCACCATTACTAAACTCAATGGAAATATGTTGTTTATATGGGAAAATGCCACCTACCAATGAGCTTGACTTAACAAAAACTAGGCCGCCATATTTAATCTCTTCAGTCAAACTCTGGCCTGTATTATTAAATAGCTTTTTAATTGACTTAATTATATCCAACTGTTCAGGAGAAACTAACCCAATATCATTAAGAAATTCT
The window above is part of the Spartinivicinus poritis genome. Proteins encoded here:
- a CDS encoding C10 family peptidase, whose product is MIKKLLAITVCLTISLIPIQLITADTLAPFIEPLTKTKWGQGAPYNKATPLLGGQQTYPGCATIAVAQIVSFHRYPQQGKGKVSYWWDLGSQYLSVDFSSYTFNFNQMPNTLTGASRAEKSNLTDFIYRIGVGLHAAFGTEEGTEASGKLIENLLRYNLNYGKSRRSMYSVSKTAGDWVMYSDAEWLNMIKTELNKDRLVLYMAQSQDGTGHVFIIDGYNQHDEVHVNWGWAGAYNGYYQLNEMNPDPNYPNEKWIVNPTMFIGLEPKETQTHPTLEVKLKSGRLTEGEWVFYGPYSNKTGKLKVSMSGNGDADLYIQHGAQPNEEDYICRPYKEDSQESCQINSQGDYYIGIQGYAKNSQYKLKITF
- a CDS encoding DUF6962 family protein — encoded protein: MEFNNKFTEITTGVTDFILAIFAVFVIIQLYKEVRLNRWKISLWCFVLGLISIAALLGAVVHTFELSDTTRQLLWKPINFSLGLAVALTGLGGIYDYWGEKVATKSLAVAIGLGVSFFLVTLFVDKGFVVFVLYQAVVMLGVFIIYLMLAVRKQLPGAGIIALAVSVNIIAALVQQSHLSLTIIVPLDHNGLFHIIQMVAIGLLGWGLKIGIKRNTTFIKNEGAILSN
- a CDS encoding DUF1287 domain-containing protein, which produces MRILLLLLLFSVNAIADDFYQSLASAAEERTQHDITYDGSYYVIDYPNGDVPENIGVCTDVVIRSYRTLGIDLQQALHLDIKKQFSAYPSKRIWGLTRPDKNIDHRRVPNLRAFFTRRGEKLPVTEEGADYKPGELVTWTLPGNLPHIGIISNQKSADGKRPLVVHNIGAGPVLEDMLFVYEVTGRYRYKPD
- a CDS encoding DUF1801 domain-containing protein — protein: MNISENQQVREFLNDIGLVSPEQLDIIKSIKKLFNNTGQSLTEEIKYGGLVFVKSSSLVGGIFPYKQHISIEFSNGADFSDPSGYLEGKGKRRRHLKIHEIKDIKEKNASFYIKQATSG